Part of the Triticum aestivum cultivar Chinese Spring chromosome 4D, IWGSC CS RefSeq v2.1, whole genome shotgun sequence genome is shown below.
ACAATGGGTCACTGTAGTCACCAGCTAAATTAGCCACTAAAACAAGCATGCCACCAGTTCGTTCCGGATAACACGCGGCCATAGTCATAGATATATATATTTTATCTTAAAAAACATAGAAATATATTTATCTTCTTATACAGTTGAGTACAAGAAAAGAGCAAAGAAAATGCCACATCATCCCAAATGCCTTTTGCCATCCCATAAAAGCAAGAAAAAATAAAATGCATCTTCAAAGTTTAGAATATAAACCTCATCACAAACAGTATAGTATTAATTGCCCATAGCAGCTGTTGTTCCGGTGCAGAAAGGAGAAAAATAGCTAACAATGGGAGCTAGCTCCCTCTGCCACCCATGTTGAGTGGGCGTAGAGAATACGACCCTTCCATCCCTGTAGCAGCCACTGGTGATCCTCGTCTATGTCAAAATCCTTGTGGTACTCACCCATGACCATGTCCCTAGCCATCTTAACAGTCTCTCTGTTCAGTGGCAGCTGCCTCAGGCCTGCTCGTTGGTTTCTGATCTGCCAATGCTTATAGGTCTCACCGCGCTCCACTCGGTCCTCTCCCTCATATGCGATGGCATTCAGGACCATCCACCCAAAGACGTCACGCTCCAGCGCCAGCCGCAGTTTGCTCTCCCGTGGCATGGTTGCATCAAGCATGTCAAATAGCGCAGAGTGATAGAAGAGGGCCTCTCTGAACCGTGACAAGAAGAAGGTGCCGTAGGAGCCATTCACGGTGCTTTGGACAAACACGTCTGGCTTCATCTTGCTGATGTTGCCGAGGACGGCATCCCTGGGGTTCGGGCTGGCTATGACGACACTCTCATCCATTAAGGTCCTGAAATTGAACTGGTCATTCACAGCAAGCGCCTCGTCAGGTTCCATGTCCAGGTCCTCAACGCAAATGGTCTGCCACTGTGCCATGATAGCACGGTACTTGAACGGCACACCAAGCTCTTGTGCAATGTCAGTCAGCCGATTACCTATCTGCTCCATATGTTTTTCCGGGTAGACCCCAGGCTGTGGGAGTTCAACGTGGGTGATCCTGACCTCCGGTGGGCCACCATCCCTTGAAGCCAACCAGCGCAGCAGCTCAGGCCACTGGAACCCAGAATGGAGGCCATAATCCACGATATGCAACCTGCTTCTCCCGACTGCTGCATTGAAAATGGCCTTGTTGGCAAACAAGAAGGCTACCTTCCTGAAACAGCAAGTGGACATGAACAGCTGGTAGGCCTGCATATGCCTCACAGTAGAGGTGCACTCCGCCGTGAGCAACCCGTACACCTGGCTCCCTGTGCCGGTCAGCCGCGCTTCCAGCCCCTCAGCAAACCAGTAGGCAAGCCGCTGTGTGGCATCCCCAGTTGGTGATGCATGCTGCTTGATCTCCTTGAGTAACTCACCTGCACTACGGCGGTCATCCATCACCGCCTTAGCGCAGTGGATCAGCAGTGTGTGCAGGTCAACCACCCGCGTCTTGCTCTTTCTCCCCTTCTTGTTGCTGTTCCCAGTCTCATTGCCATGGGCAATGAGCATTTGGTCGAACACCTCGCCAGCACCAACTTCCACCAATCTGCTAGTCCTACTGACATCAGCCTCCACCTCACCATGCCTGTCCTTGCGGCCCCTGCCACTTTTCTCCTTGGGTTGATCATGCCCACCGGTGGTCGTCAGCTCACAGTTTGTGGGCAAGAACTTGTTGGCCTCTTCCATGCCCCTGAGGAAGGCAGTGCTAAACATGTGAGTGCTGTAGTCCCCATCGGGGAGCAACAGCAAGCTGCGGACCTCATCAACACCCTTGAACTTGAAGATGGGCGAGCTGGGAGAGTGCACGTCGAGGGCCAAGGCGCCGCCTTGGTCTGCCATTAAGGTGGAGGCATGCATGCTGGAAGAGAGGATTTGGGCAAAGGGTCGCTGGGCTTTGAGGAGTGCAGGGTTGTCTTCGTCAacgtcatcctcctcctccatgaGGATTTGTGTGATATAGGGGAGTGCCAGGTGATCCTGCACAGCAAAGCAGTTGCTGTCATCATCGGCCATCAAGGGAAGGTCTGGGAACACCGGGAGACGGGAGTGGCAGCCTTGGTGATGGCAATGACAATGGTAATGGCAAAGCTCTTCCTGGAATGAATGGAAGGGAATCATGGTAGGTGTAATGTTGCTCTGCTAAGCTTGTCTCCTTGGAATCACCGAACTGTCTCCAACCAGAAAGAACAAGAAAGCAGTTGCTTTCCTAATCATCTAGGTGTGATGTGACCTCCTTGTTCCATTTCCTTGTACAAGAGAATTACGTCGAAAACAAATTGATATTTtaaaaacacaagaagaaaatcaCACATGTACATGTTCGAGTACTATTTGCATTTGCAAATCTTTGTGCAGTGCAAAAATAATAAAACGAtgaaggctaacatagtagctttTTTGCACAGAATTAATTTTAAAAATGAACTTAATACTCAAATATGTACCTGTGTTCCATTTTTGAGAAACTTTGTAAGTTTGCGAACAGACTTTTTTAGAGGGTATAGGTGAGCTCAGATGCCAAAACATTGCACTAAGCATGACGTGTTTTACTCTGCTTCTGATGTTTGGCAAAATGAAAGCGCGGCATACATGACACATACAACCCACAAGTCCCGAGTCCTTAACTACAATTCAAACTGTATCTCGGTTACACGAATACATAGTTACATCTactactttgttgcacatgaatCTTAAAGGAAAAAAAGTAGTGCGTGAACATAATTATTTAAGTGGGAGCTTAGGAATTATGCTGATATGTCAAAAGAGTAAATAATATACTGGGAGAGGCCAAAATATACCTAGTTAAAATCTTGAAAATGCTATAGTTTGTAATAGACTTACTCATGCTTAATCTGTAGTCCTATATCCCTGCCACGATCTGCATACTTGACCAAACACAGCACATGATGCTATGAACTTTTTAAGGAGAAACCATAGAGATTATTAgcaataaaatcaagcaatatggaTGTAGGCTCACTCAGTATTCCTTGCTACTCGGGTTTTCTCTGGCCATGTAAAGTACATAATAGAATGCAAACCATGGGACCAATATCTGAAACCAAAAATTGGCAGAGCAGTATGAAGATGAGCCTAGAAATGTAACACAACTGGAGTAACATATAATCTGCATCTGTGCAAGTTTGCACCTTTCTCACATACCATCATTTAACAATATATCACCGAGCTTGCCCAAAGTtatacaaacaacaacaacaacaaagcctttagtcccaaacaagttggggtaggctagagctgaaacctATAAGATCGGCTTGCCCGAAGTTATAATATTAAAAAAATCCAGCAAAAACAGTTATAAGATCATAGATTTTCTAGGATAATAGAAAAATTAAGGGTATAAGGTGCCCATCTTTCTCAGAAATTATCGTCGGTGCAAACTTCATGTTATGTGTGGTCAAGCCGATTACAACTTTAATTGTTCATACAAGTAAAGATATATGTGCATATCAACTCTGACTAATCAGTGCAGCTTTGAGGCTTCAACACATATCTGGTTACTCTTCCACAGGCTCAAAAGCAAGTGCCAAACAATTTGACTGACATATTCATAAAACCCTAAAGATTTTGTGGTGTGCTGTTACAAAATCTGCAGCAACACAATGGCCGAAGCATCCAATTtatagatatactccctccgttccaaaatagatgacccaactttatactaactttgtactaaagttagtacaaagttgagtcatctattttggaatggagggagtatatgccaAGACATTACTGCATCTCTGCAGATTTCTAAGTTTCAGATCTAAGCTTCATGATCCATGATGAGCATAATCAAATGACTACTTGGCATAGTAGAAGTAATTGGCTACCTCATGGCACCATGGAATTATAAGATCACAAATGGTGAGATAAGTGCTAACTTACAAACATTGATATATTTATTGATGTCAATAATCTAAGTATGATTGAGAAAAGAAGCTAGGTTGCATTGTCGGCAACCCATGTTGACAGGGCATAGAGCACACGCCCCTTCCACCTGTGCAGCAACCACCGCTGATCCTCATCAACGACGAAGTCCTTGTGGTAGTTGTCCTTAACCTTGTCCAGCACAAGCCTAACAACATCTGGATTCAATGGCAGCTGCCTCAGCCCTGCCCGGTGGTTCCGGAGCTGCCACTGCTTGTATGTCTCAGGGCGCTCCACCCGGTCTGCGCCCTCACATGCAATGACATTCAGGGCAGACCGCCCGAAGATGTCGCGCTCAAGCAGCAGACGCCCTTCATTATCCCGGGGGACTGTCGCATCCAGCAGGTCAAATTGGGCCGAGTAATTGAACAGTGCCTCCCTGAACCGTGTCAGGAAGTATGTAGCACCATACGAGCCATTCATAATGCCATGGATGAACACGTCTGGGCGCATCTTCCTGATGTTGTTGAGGACCTGATCCCTGGGGCTCGGAGTATCAAAGCCGAGGTTTTCGTCCATCAAAAGCCTGAAATGGCAAAGACTAATCACCACAAGCACCTCATCACGGTCGATGTTCAGGTCCTCTGGCTGGACTGTCTCCCGCTTTGCTGCAATACCATGGAACTTAAACGGCACACCGAACACGCGGGCGAAGTTGCTGAGCCTGCGCCCTGTCTCCTCAATATGGTAGGCTCCATGGAACCCAGGTTGAGGGAGGTCAATGCCGGTGATCTTCACCTCTGGTGGTCCACCTTCTCTAGCTGCAAGCATACGTAACAGGCCCGGCCACTGCAGTCCTTGACTCAGACCATAGTCCACAATGTGCAATCGGCTCTTCCCTACCACAGCATTGCAGATGGTCTTGTTGGCAAAGATGAACGCCACCTTTTTGCAGCAGCAAGCTGCCATGTAAAGCTGGTTGGCCTTGAGAAAGTCTGCAACCGAGGTACGCCTTGCCATGAGCGACTGGTACAGCTCGCTCCCCCTACCCGCCAGCCGTGCATCCAGCGCCTCGGCAAAATAATGCGCCAGTCTTTGCGCCGCATTACCCTTTGGGGTCGAATGCTGCCTGATTCTTTTCAGCAGCTCACTTGCGGTCCGGCGGTTATCTGTGGACAGCGCCTGGGCGCAGTTCAGCAGCAGCGTGTGCAGGTCCACCATCTCACTGTCACTCGAGTCCCGTCTTGGCCGTCCCTTCTTCCGTCTGTTCTTCCCGGGTTCGCTGTCCACGGGGATGCGAAGCTGCTGAACCCCCTTCATGCATATCTCGTGTTCCTGGAACATCATTTCGTCGAACAGCTCTCGTGCGCCATCCTCTTCCTGCTCCGGCATCATCAATTTGCTGGCCCTGCCCATGTCTGGATCTAGAGTGTCCCTCTTTTTCTTGAGGCCGGCTCCAGCGAGCGCTCCGCCCACCACTTGATCCACCTTCATGGCCGGGAGGCTGCTGTTGGGCGGCAAGAACTTGCTCGCCTCCTCCATGCCTTTGAGGAAGGCCAAGTTGAGCATGTCCTGGTCGCCGGGCAACAAATAATTCCCAATGACGAAGTCAGAGCTAGGGTTTTGGGCTTCCTCGTCGCAGCTGAGGAGCGCCGAGCTCTGGGTGTCCGGTGAACCTGAGGCAAGGCCCAGTACTTGGGCGTAGGGCGGGCGTGAGATCTGGATCGCTGCGTCGTAGGGCGATGTAGCGCTGGGGGTTGTGGAGGCAGTGGCGTcgaaggtggaggtggaggaggacggcgagaGCGCGGAGGTGGAGCCGCTGGCGCTGTCGGCGACGTCGACGAGGATCTGCGCAAAGGGCAGCTGCGCCCGGAGGAGCGCGGGGTGGTTGGGGTACAGGTAGAAGAAGTGGTCCTCCATGTCCTCCTCCAGCAGGCGCGAGATGTAGGGCAGTGCCATGTCGTCAAACGAGGAGTCCCCGTCCTCCTCGCCGCGGGGCGTCGGCGGCAGGCCGAGGAACAGGGACGGCGAGGGCGGCTCCAGCCGCGCAAGGAAACCCTGCTGCCCCAGGAACTCCTCCGGCGTGGCGGCCATTGCTCTCTGCTCTGCTAGGCTGTGTTGTGCAGCTGTACACTTGTACTAGTAGTATATGACTAAAGAAGTGAAATTTACTCCACTGTGAAGCTCTGCAGATGGTGCTTCCTTTAAAGGATGAAACCATGGAAGATTCCGGGAAGGGGCGTGATGATGATGACGGGAACGGAGGAAGAGACCGAAGGGCGACAGTCAAATACTCAACTGCAACTCCGGCTCGCCGCCGGTCCCATCCCCAGGGTGGAGCGGAAAGATATGAAAGAAAAAAGGAGGGTGATGGTGAGGCTTTGGTCTAACGTTAACATGGCTAAGCGAACAATAGTACGGAGCAGTATATATCAATTCAGAAGATTTCTGTTGTGGAGCACTGTACTTATTAATTAATTGAACAGGGCGGACAAGAACAAAATGAGCTGAGCTGAGCAGGTATACCAACCCTAAGCAAGCTAGGCAGTCACTCTGTTTCCTTTTAGACCCTGTATAAAATTtatctgaagtcaaactttgtaaatttGATCAACTTTATAAAGAAACATATCAACTTTATAATATAATATCAATATCATTAGATgccatgaaattaattttcatactgtATGACTTTAGATTGTAGATCTTGATATTTTCAATAAAATTTGGTCGAACTTTGCATAACTTGACTTCAAACAAATTTGATATGCAAAGTGAAAAAAGGAGTACTTGACTGATGGCCATTGATTGTCCCTGGTCACATATTTGCATCCAGATCCAAGGCATGTTAAAATGAAAGATGTAAGATTTTAAGCTCACAAAGCAGAGGATCATCATCTTACGTTCACTGCAGCGGCGTAGCTGCAGGGTGGACAGAGTGGTCAATGGATCATCCCGTAAATCAGACTAGGATTTTATATCAACGACATTTTGTTTGGTACAGTGACTCGAACATGGTTTGAGATGTGGAGGACCGGAAGAGCATGTCCGATAGTCTGTTTGTCCTCGGTGGCATCCTGGTTGCAATCCCAGAAGCAGAATATTGTGGCTTTGTCCTCCTGCGAAGCCGAGTACGTCGTCGTGACCATAGCAGCGTGACAGCGTTGTGGCTGAGCAGACTTCTCAGCAAAATGCTCGAGGAGGACACCAACGCCACCACCATCCTCATCAACAACAAATCCACCATTCAATTGTGCAAAAAAAATCCGATGGTTCATGATCCGAGCAATCACATTAAGGTGTGGTTCCACTTCATTCAAAAATGCATCAAAGGTGGGAAGATCAACGTCGGCTACATCTACATCGGCGATCACAAACATCATCATCAAATCCCAAGGTTGCACAAGGTTCTATGGTTTTTTATACGGAACATACTTTTCATTTAACTCACGCGTTAAACAAGATCGCAGGCAACCAAGTCTCGAACGAAGGTAAGAACTCCCCCGGCCATACGGCTTGGGGTTCGACGACCACCTTCGCACCGAAAGCCGCAAGGGCATCACGCATCGGTATGGCTGAAGTCAAATGAATGGTCACAAGAAGCTTAGGGTGAGTTTGTTGGAATAATCTAGCCGTGACAAGCAGTTAAAAAGCACATTAGGCGCAGTTCCCGTTTCCATGCCATGGCAGCAGTTTTACGCCCAAATTCGATGCCATGTCTACCTATTAGAGTTTTTCTTTAGTTTTCTTATTGGAGCTCGGCATAGGACGCGGTCCGTTCGATCCATGGCGCAATTGTAGGCTCGCCGTGCAGCGTGCTCTCtgtcgtgggatggcacgatccAGTAGATGGAGCAAGCATCACGGCGCGTTTCCTTTAGAATAAATAGAGGAAGAAACAGAAAAGTAGCTAACACATTTACGCTGCGCAAAATCTCTATCTCCCTCTCGTGTTCATCCACATCGCCGGAGTTAAGAGTAAGGGCGACAAGGTCGGCGATGGCAGCTCAAGAGGAGGCAGTGAAGGTGAAGCCCGTACATAGAGAACCATCATTCACCGGTTCAGAGCGATCCGGCCCCGTGCCCGTGATTGACGCGCGTCGAGCGGCAGGGCCGGAGCGTGGTCACCCCGGGAGCGACGACCGCGGGCTGAGTGACCGCAGCAGTATGGGGAACTGATACAGGGTTTCGTGTATTTCTGTAGTTCCCTGACGAAGGTTGCAGCCATAGAACCCTTGCAAGCAGAAGCAACAGCGCTTCTGCTGGCTGCAAATCTTGCCCAACGGCTCAATATCCAGCAGGTCACATTCCTCAGACAACTTGACTTTGATTAAAGCAGCAGCGCAAAGAAAcatgagagaa
Proteins encoded:
- the LOC123096746 gene encoding scarecrow-like protein 33 produces the protein MIPFHSFQEELCHYHCHCHHQGCHSRLPVFPDLPLMADDDSNCFAVQDHLALPYITQILMEEEDDVDEDNPALLKAQRPFAQILSSSMHASTLMADQGGALALDVHSPSSPIFKFKGVDEVRSLLLLPDGDYSTHMFSTAFLRGMEEANKFLPTNCELTTTGGHDQPKEKSGRGRKDRHGEVEADVSRTSRLVEVGAGEVFDQMLIAHGNETGNSNKKGRKSKTRVVDLHTLLIHCAKAVMDDRRSAGELLKEIKQHASPTGDATQRLAYWFAEGLEARLTGTGSQVYGLLTAECTSTVRHMQAYQLFMSTCCFRKVAFLFANKAIFNAAVGRSRLHIVDYGLHSGFQWPELLRWLASRDGGPPEVRITHVELPQPGVYPEKHMEQIGNRLTDIAQELGVPFKYRAIMAQWQTICVEDLDMEPDEALAVNDQFNFRTLMDESVVIASPNPRDAVLGNISKMKPDVFVQSTVNGSYGTFFLSRFREALFYHSALFDMLDATMPRESKLRLALERDVFGWMVLNAIAYEGEDRVERGETYKHWQIRNQRAGLRQLPLNRETVKMARDMVMGEYHKDFDIDEDHQWLLQGWKGRILYAHSTWVAEGASSHC
- the LOC123096745 gene encoding scarecrow-like protein 14 produces the protein MAATPEEFLGQQGFLARLEPPSPSLFLGLPPTPRGEEDGDSSFDDMALPYISRLLEEDMEDHFFYLYPNHPALLRAQLPFAQILVDVADSASGSTSALSPSSSTSTFDATASTTPSATSPYDAAIQISRPPYAQVLGLASGSPDTQSSALLSCDEEAQNPSSDFVIGNYLLPGDQDMLNLAFLKGMEEASKFLPPNSSLPAMKVDQVVGGALAGAGLKKKRDTLDPDMGRASKLMMPEQEEDGARELFDEMMFQEHEICMKGVQQLRIPVDSEPGKNRRKKGRPRRDSSDSEMVDLHTLLLNCAQALSTDNRRTASELLKRIRQHSTPKGNAAQRLAHYFAEALDARLAGRGSELYQSLMARRTSVADFLKANQLYMAACCCKKVAFIFANKTICNAVVGKSRLHIVDYGLSQGLQWPGLLRMLAAREGGPPEVKITGIDLPQPGFHGAYHIEETGRRLSNFARVFGVPFKFHGIAAKRETVQPEDLNIDRDEVLVVISLCHFRLLMDENLGFDTPSPRDQVLNNIRKMRPDVFIHGIMNGSYGATYFLTRFREALFNYSAQFDLLDATVPRDNEGRLLLERDIFGRSALNVIACEGADRVERPETYKQWQLRNHRAGLRQLPLNPDVVRLVLDKVKDNYHKDFVVDEDQRWLLHRWKGRVLYALSTWVADNAT